The Dasypus novemcinctus isolate mDasNov1 chromosome 13, mDasNov1.1.hap2, whole genome shotgun sequence genome segment TTTAGTGGCTCCCCATTCCCTCTGAAGTTTAATTTCTTGCCATGCATATGAgacttttccctctcccctcccagagTACTCACCAGCAAGGCTGAATGCCTCACATTTCCCCAAATGTTTTTGTCCCTTACTCAGGCTGTTTTCTCTGCCTGGGCTGCTGCCTCAACTGTACCCACTCCGTGTCGTGGATACTTGCTTAATTATCAAGATCTGGCTGAAAAGTCACCTATTTTATGAAGCCTTTCCTGATTACGTGCCCCCTGCCAAAATTGACAACTCCTCGGGTTCTCTAAATTCCATGTATACATATGTGACGGCATGCGTTGCATTTTATTTACGTGCTACATGTCAGCAAGCTACCTGAGGCTTACTTGTCCCCAAATCTGGCTCTGTTTCTGGCTGTAAATGTTAACCAGATGGTAGAATGCATGACATTTAAAGCTTCATTTGTTAATGCTTATGAAGAAAATTCTGGCCCTCAGAGTTGTCTGATCTTGCCTCCACGGCTCTCTCAAACACTGCCTTCTGGAGGGTTTGCTTTGGACAGACAGTGTAGGTTGTTATGTACACTCTAGACTGAGCATAAATTTATGCCTGTGTTGGTCAGTCCAAAAGAACTATTTGGAAAATCTCAGTGAGACTGACTCTTCCTAGCACTGCCTAGAGAAATACTCCAGGGAACAAATGGTCATTTCCAGGGTATGCCTAGGAGTTTGAGCCTTACCTGTTAAACACACAAGGCTGTGTTTTTAAGACAAACTTTGGCTGTTCTTTGTTCAGTGTAAGGTATAGAGTGCACGCTTAACTCAGATACTTCAGCTAATAGTGTAGCCTTAAATTCAGGTTGAAACTTAAAGGCACTTCAAAGAGggagtagacttattattttattgtagcgtttccttttttaattttcttttcccgAATACATGGTCCCATTTTCTtccggatttttttttttttaatttaattatcacTTTTACCTTGGATTTGtaatcagatttttaaataaaatctttggttTTAATTGAACATTCAGTAATGCTGATGCCACTTGCTGGTTGGCTTATATTAAACCCTGGCTGTAACTGGCTACCACTGGAGTTACACAACATGAAGCATTTTCTTCAAGACTCAGAAAGAATGGTATAAGGCTCTCCCCAGTCTCTTTTATATTAGGCTTAAGGATCTGCTCCATTTGTGTTAAATTTCTCTCTAGCTACCTTTCAAGCCCCACTCATAATAGAAGACTCTTGAGTGATGTATTTCAGACCTTTGAAATCAAATAGATGTGGGCTTGAACACCAGCTCTTTAGCTTCCTAGCTGTGTGGTCTTGGAAAAGTAAATTAATCATTCTGagctttattttctcatttctaaaatagGTACCTCAGGGTGGTTGAGGAGAGGAAATCATGTGTATGATAGCTGGCATTTAGGACACATTCAATAAATAGATGATAATACTGCTATGATTAGAATTATTCTCTGGAtctatgaagaaaatgaaatgctgtactgtattagtcagccaaaggggtgctgatgcaaaatatcagaaattggttggtttttataaaggatatttatttggggtaggagcttacagataccagaccataaaacataagttatttccctcaccaaagtcttattttcatgtgttggagcaagatgactgttgacagctgtgagtgttcaggcttcttgggtttctcccttccaaggtcttgcttctctctgggttcaggatttttctcttcccagggcttccttcttcctgggctcagggttcctctctttctggggcttgcttctgtttcctctgtgcgcttacttcccagggctccagcttaaggcttcagcatcagactctaacatcaaaactccaacatcaaaagccccctactctgtcctttgccatgtcttttatctgtgataaaacaccctaatgacatggcccaatcaaagtcccagtcataactcagtcacacccaagtacagaccagattacaaacaatacaatatctatttttggaatgaataaccatgtcaaactgctccATGTACTTTTTAACAAAAACAACTTAAGTCTGTAAagtgtggcttttcttttttaaattaactgaatcattttggtttgcttgtttatCTCTTTCCATGGGTAGATTGTCAAGGAGGTAAAACTGTCATCTCCCAGTTAGGTCATCTCACCTAGTGATTCTGGATATGTTTGTAGGGTCAGACTGACATGTATTCGGTCTAGctctactatttatttatttactgcttGGGTGGCCTTGGGTAAGTAACTAACTCCTCTGGGTTTCAATTTCCTATTCTGAATAAGTCTGATAATTGTTCCCAGCCCATAGGTGGTTGATAGATTAAATGTGAGTAATGCACCAAAAAGCCTTAAATGCGGTACCTGGCACAGAATAGGAGCTTGTcaaatgttagctgctattacTGCCTTTCTTGTCAGAGGTAGTGTTGGGGAGGACACTCAGTGTGCCCGCTGAGGTTCCGTTCTGGTCTAAATTCTGGTGTTTCTTCCTTAGTACCATCTTCCTCATGGGACCATTGAAACAGCTGAAGCGAATGTTTGAGACTACGCGCTTGATAGCAACCATTGTGATGCTGGTAAGGACCGCCTTTTAGCTGGACTTCTTAAATGGGAGTTTTTAATTCTGCTCTATGGacattttttcctcttaaaattgaggacctttttcctttttcctttcatcttgACTTCTTATCTGATTACTGTGACCACTGTGGAGGAAGGGACCATTTTGCTTCATGTAATAATTATCTTTGTATTTTGGTTGATGTTATGGTACTGGCAGTTCTATATAACACCTCCAGAGGGTGTTGCTTGTCAATTTAGCCAAACTGATACAGTAGTAAGAGAACTGGTGACAGTTGGAGAGGGAATAACTCGGAAGCACAGGGATTAGTCTCTAGACGGGGTATCCAGTCTTCTGATATACATTCTTAAATTCCTCATTATTATCTGACTTTGGGATCATATTTATTAGATTTTAATCAGTTTTCCTGAAGCAGGTCTGGCCTCCTGTTTCCATGGGTAGACTGTTAAGGAGGTAAAACTGTCATCTCTCAGACCTAGTCTCACCTAGTGGCCCATCATCCCTGTGTGCTTTGGTCTTGTACCTCCCTCCCGCCCCACTCCCTTTTTTTGGACCATTCTCGTCCATGTGTTGCAGATCACATTCTGGGGAGTACTGTTACAGTTATCAGAATTGTAACATTTGGAACTTAATTAATGAtcttatttttagtttcatttttgtatatccCATTTGTTCAAATACATTCTCTGAGGTTATACCACATTTACTGTTTATTTTGTGTCCTTTCAGAGAATTGGGCACAGTGGTGGAGACAGGGAAAATGTTTTGGACACCTTTGTTGAGTAGTTGCTGTTACAGGAGGCTGGGATGGGAAACACGGATGACAGCTTGAGGAAGTCGATTGCCTGGACAAGGCCTTTGTAGAAAGGACTGTCTAAGAAAGGACTTAGGGAAAGTATGATGGCATGTACACAGATAACTCTGACTCACTAACCCTGATTGACATCTCATGTTAACCTGTGACCTCTCATGCCTTTTCTGCTCCAGAGATTTCCTAGTGTTTTGCATAGGTTTGTGCTCAGTGCCTTTTGCAGTGACCTGCCTGTTGGTCATCAGTATGTGTTTGAATGGATGGATTAGAAGTGTGATTATGTGTGCTGAGCAGAGATTCTGGGTGAACCTGAAAGTAAAAGGGAATTTTTCATTCTCTAATTGACATAATTCCTTATTAGTTTGATTTCATTGGGATTTTAACTCTTCTGTTATAAATGGGTGCTCAAATGAGTTTAAAGCTTTGAAAGGAAGGATGTAGTTGGTTGCTGTGGCAATGACAGAATCTGATCACTGAaaagtttttggtttgttttttaccaTGTTGTCCATTGTATTAATTGttgtttcctttctccctctagTTGTGTTTTGCACTTACCCTGTGTTCTGCCTTTTGGGTAagtatgcattttaatttttctttttttcttctttaaatcaaAGTTGAACATTTTAATGACTCTCTTTAATTAACAATAACTAGTGGACGAAAGAGCAAGACTGTATTTTCCTTAACCTTTTTGGTTTATGTCTCTTGTCATACATGTTCATATaagtatataatttttctttcagtggCATAACAAGGGACTCGCCCTCATCTTCTGCATTTTACAGTCTTTGGCTTTGACGTGGTAAGTAACCTTTTAAACCATCCCCTCCCACATTAGATCTCTGAACAGGGCAGTTGAAAGAGATAGAATGCCACATGTTGTGGGTTGGAGGATTAGGAAATCACAGAAACTCTTTACCTTACGAATTCTCAGTGATACCAGTGAAGCCACAAGTCCTGAGCAAAGGCCTGTCAATATGGCCACCTGCTAATTAGATGATACTGATGGTCTTGAGTGGTCATGGAGGTTGGTTGGTTGCCTGCGACACGTTTGCTGGGCTCCTGGTTGAGTTTGAGCTGTCAGAAATGTTATTAAACCAATCATTTCCAGTGTATGCAAGGACAATAAAAGTATTATAAGAGCTGATTAAATAGTGGCTTgtgatttaaatagacattaaagaaaaaggaaagtggtAAGAAAAATAATGAGCTTTACACTTGTGATGGGATGACTCATTTAACAGAAGGATAAAGAGTGAACTGTCAGCAGGAGATGAGGAATGGTGattgatgaaatggaaaactgtGTAGCTGTGGGGCTTATGATGAACGTATGCACTGGAGACCTATTAGCTTATTGGTACTTCAGGTGAAGACTAAGAAATTGTAACTCAAAGACCAAGCCTAGTGAAAGGGCTGTGGGTATGGCCCTTTCAAACCTGTACAACCTCAGGGCGAGAGGGGTTGTGGCAGGGATGGCATTTGCAGCTGCTGACATTCCTATAATACTTTGAAAATTCATTTGCCAGAACAGTTTCAGGATAGAGGTGATTGATCCATTTTGGGGGAAACTGTTTGCTAGAAAGTGTATCAGCAAGGAAGAGAGGATCATGAACGTTTTTAAagtttcaaagaaccaacttggATTGTGAGTTTAACACCCATCCCTGCCTTTTAGAGCCTTTGGATTTTGAATAAATACACTTTCAAACTGCCTTATGGAATTTACTGTGTTCACATGATGAGTGTAGGATATAGAGAAGAATATGGCCTGATTTTAATGTAACAcacatattctttttattttttttttaaggaggtactgggtgttgaacccagaacctcatacatgggaagcaggtgctcaaccactgagctatatctgctccccagtgagagtcaggtttttcatttgtttgtttttaggaggtacaggggatcaaACCTagtacctcgtacatgggaagcaggtgctcaaccacttgagctacatctattccctataacactcatttatttattttaaacatttttactgAAGCAtgccattcatacatgaacaggcataaacaataagtgtatagtaaagattgtgaacttacaaaataaacatacataacatcacatagGGGTCTCATATGTTACCCCTCCACCATTtggtattgttgtgaaacattttatttatttttttaatattacattcaaaaaatacgaggtccccatataatccccacccccctcaccccactcctccccctataacaacaacctcctccatcatcatgagacattcattgcatttgttgaatacatctctgagcactgctgcacctcatggtcagtggtccacatcatagctcacactctcccacattccacccagtgggtcatgggtggacatgcaatgtccagtaactgtccctgcagcaccacccaggacaactccaagtcccaaaaatgcccccacatctcatctcttcctcccacttcctacccccagcagccaccatggccactttctccacaccaatgccatattttcttcgattactaatcacaatagttcatgaatagaatatcagtaagtccactctaatccatactctattcctccatcctgtggaccttggaatggttgtgtcccctccacatctatatcaagagggggcttagattccacatggatgctggatgcaagtGAAATATTTTATAACACACGTTTTGATAGTAAGTTCTGAAAGGGCCTGGTTTGAAGGcttatgtttatgttttttttttttttttccttctgtgggAGAAATTGGCACACATACACCATCTCCTTTCTTTGCTTATAGACTAATTTTGGAGCCACTTTTCAAAGGTCCTGCATTCATAAGGGTTTGGGCAAATGGCAGTGTTCCCTTGACAGTCTGACATAGTCAGTGTTTTTCTTTTGACTGACTGATTTACAACATGCCTGACACACTGGGGCATGGTTCTTTAGAGTTATGTGgtggtttctttctgggccttagGGGTGAGCTAACATGGGTTCACCAAGATATCTTTGGGTTTGGGTGCTTGAAAAAGAATAGCTTTATTACGTTTTCATTCATAGAGTAGTTGGtagtaattttttttgtcttaccCCCATCTTTTCTGttatctttccttttcaaattagTAGAAAGGAGCAGAGCAGAAAGTGTATCCCAGTTGGGTATAGGTTATATTCTGTTTGGGATAGGTAAACTATTAGAGGACAAACTggtctattttttatttagtattcTTTCAGAACAGGGTTCCTTTGCCATGTGGATGTCTGGAATCTGCCTTTTAGGTGATCGCTGGCTTATCTGGTTAAAGCAGTATCTGATGAGGCTGAGGGCACAGGAGTTATTGCCACGTGGACCTCTTGCCTGCCTTCCATGGCCACAGATGATACTGCTCTTCCTAGCCATTCACCTGGCacagtgtgtgcatgtgcatatgcTTGTGCATACGTGTGAGTGTGCACACATTTGTGCATGAACACACACGCCACCCATGCTGAGGCGGGGAGAGGATCTGGAGAAATCACCGCAGATGTTCTCACAGCTCAGAAACCCGTTTCACTGAGTAATTTCCCACTCCCTTCATTCGATTtgatcttttctgtttgttttttattgtaggTATAGCCTTTCCTACATACCATTTGCAAGGTAAGACTAACtatttagaaatataatttttgttatttatggTTTATCTGCATAGGAATTCAGAGAGTGCTTTCACATGTTATTTTATCCTTACTAAAACCTTTTGAAACAAATAGGCACATTTTATGGATTAGTAACTAGGCCTCCAAATCTCTCCCCTTTGCCATGAAGTAACACTGGGGCTGGGGTTTGACCCAGGTCTTCCAATTCCTGGTACAGTAAGTGTTGTACTGTAATATATAGTACATATGTACATTATCACTCTTTAATTTGTAGCTTtgagtagttttttaaaaaggtgagtATCTCTTTAATTTCACTGCTTATCTTGAgtttatgtttgttttctttcagtgccCCACTGATGGGAAGGTTTCAGAAAATAGCTTCTGTAGGGAAAGTAACCAGGACTAGGACTCTTGAAATACCAGAGTTTCCTAATTAGACAATGACCTTGGGCAACTCACTTGACCCTCTGGACTCACGACTCATTAATAACTAAGCAGGCTGGACTAGATCATTCCCAAAGACCCCTTCCAGCTTTGAGGTTCTGGCGAGTCAAAGCTCCTTCAATAAGTACTTTCAGTGATGGGCCTCTTAGAATTAGCCACGTGATCTTCCCCTCTGACTCTGTTCTAATATAaccattaatttcttctttttaaaaaaagtcatctgTTAACTAAAAAGAAGGTTTTCCTTAACTGTGTTGAGGAAATGAAAAATTGCATGAGCTGGGAAGGAGAAGAAACATCGTACATGCCAAGGCCATTGCTGACAGTGATATGAAAATGCTGGGGAGTGATGAGATGAGACGTTAACAAGCCCGTCAAGTTAAAGGCAGCTGGGTGGCTGGATTCTACGAGGGTGACATTTAGGAAATGCAGTCCTGCCATTGTGGGGCATGGTACCTTGTAAGTTTGAGAAGAACGTGGGCAGGGTTGTTCTGGGAAACTAGGTTTTTGTGTGAAATACGATGGAGCGCATCATCCCTGAACATCCAATGAGGTATTCACCAAGGTGCCAACATTTTAAACATATCTTGGTGCCAGGACTGGCTGCATAATTTGtggggcccagtgcaaaatgaaaacacaggGCCTTTTGTTCAAAAATTATTAAGACTTTCAAGATGGTGACAGCAAGCATTAAATGAGATGCAGGACTTTGTAAGCACTGCTCCCAGTGCACCTGCCCAGGTTGCATGCCAAGGAAGCGGTCTTGCTTGGTGCCATTCTGCAGGGCTGCAGGCTTGATCTGGAATGGCGTTTGAGAGCTGATGTGCAGGTGATGGCTGCAGTGATGAAATTCTAGCTGAAGTAGTGTGTTTCATGCTGAGCAGATGAACATTTCCTATAGTAGGGACGAAATCACATGGCTAGGCCCCAACTTTCTATATCTAGTTTCCCTTAGAATAGCCTTGCCCATAGTGTTCCCTGAGGTGTTGGTAGATGATCATGTGGAATAAAAAGGATCCATAATCAAATGTGTTTGAGAAACAGTAGTTTAAGCAAAATTAGGTAGGTTGCTTGTTGCCAGACTTTTCTGCATCCTTCACTGTGCTACGTGCATTATGAATTGTCATGTGGTGGTCTTATTTGGCCATAAAAGTCCTTCCTGTGTAACACATCTCCTGGGACTGCAAGGCAAAGTATATCTCAGGAAATGCTGTTCTAGAATTATGTTGATATCAAAATGCAGTGTCCACTTATGAGCAGTACCTTCTCACTCACCTCTCCCTTCCTCAGTGGGCCCTGTTGTCCTTAGTAGAAGTGCAGCCAAaaacccagaaggaaaagagcaaGATATGGGAGAAATGGAGAGGCTAgcttgaacagaaaagtaattTGTCAAGCATTCACTCTTTTCTTGCACACACTCTCGACTGTGAAAATCAAGGTTACAGCTAATACAGCATATTAATAAGTACTTGGTACCTATAGAGAGCTACCACGGCTAAGGAGCTTTTGAAAGATGCCCCTTAAAAAATTCCTGCTGCTTGCTTGGAATGAAGACAGGCCCTGGTGACTCTTCGATTTAATGCTTTTGATGTTTTCTACGATTATGGTAGATATTAAAAGTACAACAGTCTTGACTAATTTCTTAGTTCTGACattctgtaattttttcctgttttttcccctCTGATTATACtgatagctaccatttattaaatgcctGTTCTGTGCCATGCACTGTCTCGGGATTTCCACCACCAGCCTGTAGTGTAAGTGGTTTATTgccttttacagatgaagactTTGAAACaggctaagtaacttgcccaagataaTAATAAATATCAAAGCTGAGATTTGATGCCAAGTGGGTCTGATTCCACAGACTAGTCTCTTGATGCTTTGAAGTGTGCTGccctggtgccagggatgctctgAGGAGGTCTCTGTCTCTTACAGAGATAGTCTCTTATTCATCTTGTGTATTTCCTTCCCAGGGATGCTGTGAAGAAGTGTTTTGCTGCGTGTCTTACATAATCTACGACCAGTTTTGCAAAGCTCTGGacagcacagtgaatggatgttGGTGGacagttttgtaaatattttctaaaccTGTCTTACAGACATGTGCCTTTTCGGTTGCAGCATTTGAGGGTTGCTTTTGGGAAGGAATGATATGTTCCCAAACCTAAATGTCTGTGGCCCAGTGTGAGAGGTGGGTTCTGTCTTACAAAGCGGAATCTTCCTCAAGTacctttctgtttcctttttggaGGCATTCCACTGAATTTTCATCAACAGAAGCCTTGTTAACGGCAGCGGATAAACTTTGGGAACTGGTGATTTGCAGATGGTGACAGGCAGCCTCATTGGAGAGACTTGTCCCTTGGCCTGGAGACCACCACCACTGCCTCACACAGCGTGGACATGCTTCTACTGTGGTGTCTGGGGCCAAGCGATTCTGTCCTTCTAATAGGTGCATGCAAGCCTGTGGAGAGCCTGGCAATGGAATGCAGTGGGAACAAGCACTTTTGGTGGAATGCGCTGTTTATTACTCTGAACTGAGGCACTCTTGCTGTTTTGATTCCACACCTGAGTATGGAATGTGTTTTCTAACATTCAGTGCAGACTCTTTCCTCTTGGCTACCcggcaccccgcccccccccccccccccatctgtaTTCAGGACCTCCCAGAACTAGATTAAGAGAGAACAAAGCAGCAGAAGAAAACTGCTTTTTCCTTTTGGACAAGAGCCAATAGGAGATAAAAAATCTTGCCGTTATCAGctgcattattttcttccttatttataaatgtttgcttTTCA includes the following:
- the SFT2D2 gene encoding vesicle transport protein SFT2B, producing MDKLKKVLSGQDAEDRGGLSEVVEASTLSWGTRIKGFIACFAIGILCSLLGTLLLWVPRKGLTLFAVFYTIGNIASLGSTIFLMGPLKQLKRMFETTRLIATIVMLLCFALTLCSAFWWHNKGLALIFCILQSLALTWYSLSYIPFARDAVKKCFAACLT